In a single window of the Carassius auratus strain Wakin unplaced genomic scaffold, ASM336829v1 scaf_tig00027642, whole genome shotgun sequence genome:
- the LOC113079329 gene encoding forkhead box protein E4-like: MEDNACRSNREQLGLQFTIDYLLYNKGRNDERPEPEDDSPPSEGLQSTVNETLSEQSSEKSEDQENEDNGCEEEHEKTNLKSEGTDEKPAQSYIALISMAILDSDEKKLLLCDIYQWIMDHYPYFKSKDKNWRNSVRHNLSLNECFIKAGRSDNGKGHFWAIHPANFQDFSNGDYHRRRARRRIRRVTGQLPFALPAHYQSLGHLKRSPCWCCPPTHPLISFSPGVYWNWAALQTHRRPPLHGLI; this comes from the exons ATGGAGGACAACGCATGCCGCAGCAATCGAGAACAACTGGGACTTCAGTTCACTATTGACTATCTTTTGTACAACAAAGGACGCAACGATGAGAGGCCAGAACCAGAGGACGATAGCCCTCCATCCGAAGGTCTTCAAAGCACAGTCAACGAAACTCTCTCGGAACAGAGTAGCGAAAAATCAGAGGACCAGGAAAATGAAGACAACGGATGTGAAGAGGAACACGAAAAGACAAATCTGAAGAGTGAAGGAACGGATGAGAAGCCAGCGCAGTCCTACATCGCCCTCATTTCCATGGCCATCCTGGATTCAGATGAAAAGAAGCTCCTGTTGTGTGATATTTACCAGTGGATCATGGATCACTATCCTTACTTCAAAAGCAAG GACAAGAACTGGAGAAACAGCGTCAGACACAATCTTTCTTTGAACGAGTGCTTCATCAAAGCCGGTCGCAGTGATAATGGCAAGGGCCATTTCTGGGCTATTCATCCAGCCAACTTTCAAGACTTCTCTAACGGGGACTACCACCGGCGACGGGCCCGGAGAAGGATCCGCAGAGTGACAGGACAGCTCCCCTTCGCTCTACCTGCGCATTACCAAAGCCTCGGCCACCTGAAACGCTCACCATGTTGGTGTTGTCCACCGACGCACCCATTGATAAGCTTCTCTCCCGGAGTGTACTGGAACTGGGCAGCGCTTCAGACACACCGCAGACCGCCCCTTCACGGACTGATATGA